A window of Anaerolineales bacterium contains these coding sequences:
- a CDS encoding DUF4405 domain-containing protein yields MSLRPKWNLLLNSVIALGFLVTALTGLVFFFGLAGAGYQGGRVASQSWLLTRDAWRSLHDWFGMAMIAGVSVHLIVHWKWIVVTVKRNVLGASSAGREVSARQAR; encoded by the coding sequence ATGTCACTCAGGCCGAAATGGAATTTGCTGCTGAACAGTGTGATCGCCCTTGGGTTCCTGGTGACGGCGTTGACCGGGTTGGTCTTCTTCTTCGGGCTCGCCGGCGCGGGCTATCAAGGTGGACGGGTGGCCTCGCAGTCCTGGCTACTAACGCGGGATGCCTGGCGCAGCCTGCATGACTGGTTCGGGATGGCGATGATCGCCGGCGTCAGCGTTCACCTGATCGTGCACTGGAAGTGGATCGTGGTGACAGTGAAGCGCAATGTGCTCGGTGCATCCAGCGCCGGGCGTGAAGTGAGTGCCCGACA